From Sulfurovum xiamenensis, a single genomic window includes:
- the carB gene encoding carbamoyl-phosphate synthase large subunit has protein sequence MPKRNDINTILLIGSGPIVIGQACEFDYSGTQAAKTLKELGYRVVLINSNPATIMTDPEFADRTYVEPITPEVIDRIIKKENVDAILPTMGGQTALNVAMEMYEAGMLKDVKFLGAHPDAIKKGEDRQLFNEAMIKIGMDLPKSANAYSVDEAIKVAKEIGFPVISRASFTLAGGGSGVAYNMEEFKKLAAEGIDASPINEIEIMESMLGWKEYEMEVIRDSQDNCIIVCSIENFDPMGVHTGDSITIAPALTLTDKEFQNMRDASFKILREVGVDTGGSNVQFSINPDTGRMIVIEMNPRVSRSSALASKATGYPIAKVATLLAVGFTLDEITNDITGTPASFEPVIDYVVTKLPRFTFEKFPLADSTLTTSMKSVGEVMSIGRTFKESFQKALCSLETGLIGFNPIKCDGEELVREIRRPNENRMLYVFEGLRRGMSVDAIFDLCKIDRWYLYQLEELAEREKEMDITLLSDATRLRQVKSEGFSDAMIAAVINKKEGLKLTENDIYNAREKAGVVLEYNEVDTCAAEFKALTPYLYSTTNITKLPKQEQPESTEKKVLVIGGGPNRIGQGIEFDYCCVHASFAIEDMGMKSIMYNCNPETVSTDYDTSDVLYFEPIDFEHVRSVIELEKPDGVIVHFGGQTPLKLAKNLTAIGANISGTTAKVIDLAEDREQFSTFINELGLKQPDNGTAFAKDEAMAIANRIGYPVLVRPSFVLGGRGMRTVYSDAELREYMDEAVSVSNDAPVLIDKFLDSAIELDVDAICDGEEVYIGSIMQHIEEAGIHSGDSACSLPPVSISDALQEEVKEQTAKIALGLGVVGLMNIQYAIHKGEIYLIEVNPRASRTVPFVSKATGVPLAKVATRVMLQGDLREALKFYDTFNVVNFDKKIMEPNLKGHVAVKEAVFPFNKLPGSDLILGPEMKSTGEVIGISDNFGMSFAKSQFASKNNIPLEGKLFISLTEIDKPQAGEIGQMFIDLGFDIVATSGTHAALEVAGVPSTKVLKISEGRPNIDDMIKNEEIALAINTSDNKASKDDAKTIRQSVLANHVAYFTTLAAAKATAAAIKELKSTSGELEPKALQDYLS, from the coding sequence ATGCCAAAACGCAATGACATCAACACTATTTTACTTATTGGTTCTGGGCCTATCGTTATCGGTCAAGCTTGTGAATTTGACTATTCTGGAACGCAAGCAGCTAAAACACTCAAAGAATTAGGCTATAGAGTTGTCCTTATCAACTCTAACCCTGCTACGATCATGACAGACCCTGAGTTTGCAGACCGTACCTACGTTGAACCTATCACTCCTGAAGTCATTGATAGAATTATCAAAAAAGAAAATGTTGATGCGATCTTACCTACCATGGGTGGGCAAACTGCACTGAACGTTGCTATGGAAATGTATGAAGCTGGCATGCTTAAAGATGTGAAATTCCTTGGAGCACATCCGGATGCTATCAAAAAAGGTGAAGACAGACAACTCTTTAATGAAGCGATGATCAAAATCGGTATGGACCTACCTAAAAGTGCCAATGCATACAGTGTGGACGAAGCGATAAAAGTGGCTAAAGAGATTGGTTTCCCTGTTATCAGTAGAGCGTCATTTACGCTTGCAGGTGGTGGTTCAGGTGTTGCCTACAATATGGAAGAGTTTAAAAAACTGGCAGCAGAAGGCATTGATGCAAGTCCGATCAATGAGATTGAGATCATGGAATCGATGCTTGGCTGGAAAGAATACGAAATGGAAGTGATCAGAGACAGCCAAGACAACTGTATTATCGTATGTTCTATAGAAAACTTCGATCCTATGGGTGTACACACAGGAGACTCTATCACTATTGCCCCTGCTCTGACACTGACAGACAAAGAGTTCCAGAACATGAGAGATGCATCTTTCAAGATCTTACGAGAAGTAGGAGTAGACACGGGCGGATCAAATGTACAATTCTCTATCAATCCCGATACAGGACGTATGATCGTTATTGAAATGAACCCAAGAGTTAGCCGTTCTTCTGCACTCGCTTCAAAAGCTACAGGGTATCCTATCGCTAAAGTGGCAACACTTCTGGCTGTTGGATTTACACTCGATGAGATCACCAACGACATCACAGGAACACCGGCGAGTTTTGAACCGGTCATCGATTATGTCGTAACAAAACTTCCTAGATTTACTTTTGAAAAGTTCCCGCTTGCAGACTCTACCCTTACAACATCTATGAAATCAGTCGGTGAAGTCATGAGTATAGGAAGAACATTCAAAGAGTCTTTCCAGAAAGCACTCTGTTCACTTGAAACAGGACTGATCGGCTTTAACCCGATCAAATGTGATGGAGAAGAGCTTGTCAGAGAGATCAGACGCCCCAATGAGAACCGTATGCTTTATGTATTTGAAGGACTCAGACGTGGTATGAGTGTAGATGCGATCTTTGATCTTTGTAAAATTGACAGATGGTACCTTTACCAGCTTGAAGAGCTTGCAGAACGTGAAAAAGAGATGGATATTACCCTGCTCTCTGATGCTACACGTCTGAGACAAGTGAAAAGTGAAGGTTTCTCTGATGCTATGATCGCTGCAGTGATCAATAAAAAAGAGGGTCTGAAGCTTACAGAGAATGATATCTATAATGCCAGAGAAAAAGCCGGGGTAGTACTGGAGTATAATGAAGTAGATACCTGTGCTGCAGAGTTCAAGGCACTGACCCCTTACCTCTACTCGACAACGAATATCACCAAACTTCCTAAACAAGAACAACCAGAATCTACAGAGAAAAAAGTACTTGTGATCGGTGGTGGGCCTAACCGTATCGGTCAGGGTATTGAGTTTGATTACTGTTGTGTACATGCGTCATTTGCCATCGAAGACATGGGGATGAAATCCATCATGTATAACTGTAACCCAGAGACCGTTTCAACCGACTATGATACGTCTGATGTTCTCTACTTTGAACCGATTGATTTTGAACATGTCAGAAGTGTTATCGAACTTGAAAAACCGGATGGCGTGATCGTACACTTTGGTGGACAGACACCACTAAAACTGGCTAAAAACCTTACAGCGATCGGTGCGAACATTTCCGGAACGACTGCAAAAGTGATCGATCTTGCTGAGGATAGAGAACAGTTCTCTACTTTCATCAATGAACTTGGACTCAAACAGCCGGATAATGGTACTGCATTTGCCAAAGATGAAGCGATGGCTATCGCAAACCGTATTGGTTACCCTGTGCTTGTACGTCCGAGTTTCGTACTTGGTGGACGTGGTATGCGTACAGTCTATTCTGATGCAGAGCTAAGAGAATATATGGATGAAGCTGTAAGTGTCTCTAACGATGCGCCAGTCCTTATCGATAAATTCCTAGACAGTGCTATTGAACTTGATGTAGATGCGATCTGCGACGGAGAAGAGGTCTATATCGGATCGATCATGCAACACATTGAAGAGGCAGGTATTCACTCGGGTGACTCAGCATGTTCACTTCCTCCGGTATCTATCTCTGATGCGCTTCAAGAAGAAGTAAAAGAACAAACTGCAAAGATCGCACTTGGTCTTGGCGTAGTGGGTCTAATGAATATACAATATGCCATCCATAAAGGTGAGATCTACTTGATCGAAGTCAATCCAAGAGCATCAAGAACCGTGCCGTTTGTATCAAAGGCTACAGGTGTACCATTGGCAAAAGTAGCAACAAGAGTCATGCTACAGGGTGACCTAAGAGAAGCACTTAAGTTCTACGATACATTTAATGTCGTCAACTTCGATAAAAAGATCATGGAACCAAACCTTAAAGGCCACGTAGCTGTAAAAGAAGCGGTATTCCCATTCAATAAACTTCCAGGATCAGACCTTATCCTCGGACCAGAGATGAAATCAACGGGTGAAGTGATCGGGATCAGTGACAATTTCGGTATGTCTTTTGCAAAGAGTCAGTTTGCCAGTAAGAACAATATCCCTCTGGAAGGTAAACTTTTCATCTCACTTACGGAAATAGATAAACCTCAAGCAGGTGAGATCGGTCAAATGTTCATTGACCTTGGATTTGATATCGTTGCAACATCGGGGACACATGCAGCATTGGAAGTAGCAGGAGTTCCTTCCACGAAAGTTCTCAAGATCTCCGAAGGCCGTCCGAACATTGATGATATGATCAAAAATGAAGAGATAGCATTGGCGATCAATACTTCAGACAACAAAGCAAGTAAAGATGATGCCAAAACCATCAGACAATCGGTTCTTGCTAACCATGTAGCCTATTTCACTACATTAGCCGCAGCAAAAGCAACAGCAGCAGCTATCAAGGAACTGAAGTCGACAAGTGGTGAACTTGAGCCAAAAGCATTGCAAGATTATCTCAGTTAA